In Myxococcus fulvus, the following proteins share a genomic window:
- a CDS encoding RNA polymerase sigma factor: MKTLNETTSTRFWEMWRQHQPRLLARSVRQLGGNHADAEDALGAAMLRAAEAWPREAHRLHNPEAWLARILHNTCVDQHRARARRADDPTDDTCTEATDALHAPSPEHLLLEREQARLLWRHVACLPESLRQACVLRFERELDGRTMAAQLGLTHVNTRRRLMRACQVLRVALTGSVDRSTQGEPFPRAPARAPRARLEPATRWRSARARPPRPAHRRADG, from the coding sequence GTGAAGACTCTCAACGAAACGACGTCGACCCGCTTCTGGGAGATGTGGCGGCAGCACCAACCGAGGCTCCTCGCCAGGAGCGTGCGCCAGCTCGGAGGCAACCACGCCGACGCGGAGGACGCGCTGGGCGCCGCGATGCTCCGGGCCGCGGAGGCCTGGCCCCGAGAGGCCCACCGCCTCCACAACCCCGAGGCCTGGCTGGCGCGCATCCTCCACAACACCTGCGTGGACCAGCACCGCGCACGGGCCCGGCGCGCGGACGACCCCACCGACGACACGTGCACCGAGGCCACGGACGCCCTCCACGCCCCCTCACCCGAGCACCTCCTGCTCGAGCGCGAGCAGGCCCGGCTCCTGTGGCGCCACGTCGCCTGCCTCCCCGAGTCGCTGCGACAGGCCTGCGTGCTGCGCTTCGAGCGGGAGCTGGATGGACGCACCATGGCCGCCCAGCTCGGCCTCACCCACGTGAACACGCGGCGGCGCCTGATGCGCGCCTGTCAGGTGTTGCGCGTGGCCTTGACGGGAAGCGTCGACCGGAGCACGCAAGGGGAGCCATTCCCCCGTGCCCCCGCGCGAGCGCCCCGCGCGAGGCTCGAACCGGCTACGCGCTGGCGGAGTGCGCGTGCGCGTCCGCCCCGTCCCGCCCACCGGAGAGCCGACGGATGA
- a CDS encoding TAXI family TRAP transporter solute-binding subunit, which translates to MTADSLKQHLRRTLRRDLWLTLTPALLLIGVAFAAAFHFIKPAPPKTLVLAMSQDEGGFRYYARKYQDFLAKHDIKLELRSTKGSIENVALLADEASGVDVAFVQSGTVAGDAAGNVVSLGSLSYVPLWVFYRGEPLEDVRQLKGRKVAVGPEGSGTRALAVTLLKANGIDEAPTELMPLEREAAIEQLKQGTVDAIFLISPAESPAIHRLAAVPGIRLLSFTRGAAYARRFPYLSRLVLPRGVFNLASDVPAEDVVVIAPTANLVARDSLHPALAYLLMRAASEVHGNAGLLDGAAEFPAPRETGFPLSDEAKRYYEAGVPLLQRYLPFWAANLVDRLWVMLVPIIAVVVPLFRAVPAVYQWRMRSRIVRWYARLKEIEIQLDENPGQEMLEDMLKRLEEAEREVNRIPMPLAYAENLYFFREHIEVVRRRLIRRLSGGRDGADAHAHSASA; encoded by the coding sequence ATGACGGCGGACTCCCTCAAGCAGCACCTGCGGCGCACGCTCCGGCGGGATTTGTGGCTGACGCTCACCCCCGCGCTGCTCCTCATCGGCGTCGCCTTCGCCGCCGCGTTCCACTTCATCAAGCCCGCGCCCCCCAAGACGCTGGTGCTGGCCATGTCCCAGGACGAGGGCGGCTTCCGCTACTACGCCCGGAAGTACCAGGACTTCCTGGCCAAGCACGACATCAAGCTGGAGCTGCGCTCGACGAAGGGCTCCATCGAGAACGTGGCGCTGCTGGCGGACGAGGCCTCGGGCGTGGACGTGGCCTTCGTGCAGAGCGGGACGGTGGCGGGCGACGCCGCGGGGAACGTGGTGTCGCTGGGCAGTCTGTCCTACGTGCCCCTGTGGGTGTTCTACCGGGGGGAGCCGCTGGAGGACGTGCGCCAGCTCAAGGGCCGCAAGGTGGCGGTGGGGCCCGAGGGCAGCGGCACGCGGGCGCTGGCCGTCACGCTCTTGAAGGCCAACGGCATCGACGAGGCGCCCACGGAGCTGATGCCGCTGGAGCGCGAGGCCGCCATCGAGCAGCTCAAGCAGGGGACGGTGGACGCCATCTTCCTCATCTCTCCGGCCGAGTCCCCTGCCATCCACCGGCTGGCGGCGGTGCCCGGCATTCGGCTCCTGAGCTTCACGCGGGGCGCGGCGTACGCGCGGCGCTTCCCGTACCTGTCGCGGCTGGTGTTGCCGCGGGGCGTGTTCAACCTGGCCTCGGACGTCCCGGCCGAGGACGTGGTGGTCATCGCGCCCACGGCGAACCTGGTGGCGCGCGACTCGCTGCACCCGGCGCTGGCCTATCTGCTGATGCGCGCGGCCAGTGAGGTCCACGGCAACGCGGGCCTGCTGGACGGCGCGGCCGAGTTCCCCGCGCCGCGCGAGACGGGCTTCCCGCTCAGCGACGAGGCGAAGCGCTACTACGAGGCGGGGGTCCCCCTGCTGCAGCGCTACCTGCCGTTCTGGGCCGCCAACCTGGTGGACCGGCTGTGGGTGATGCTGGTGCCCATCATCGCGGTGGTGGTGCCGCTGTTCCGGGCGGTGCCGGCGGTGTACCAGTGGCGCATGCGCTCGCGCATCGTGCGTTGGTATGCGCGGCTGAAGGAGATTGAAATCCAGCTCGATGAGAACCCCGGGCAGGAGATGCTCGAGGACATGCTCAAGCGACTGGAGGAGGCGGAGCGCGAGGTCAACCGCATCCCCATGCCGCTGGCGTACGCGGAGAACCTCTACTTCTTCCGCGAGCACATCGAGGTGGTGCGCCGTCGCCTCATCCGTCGGCTCTCCGGTGGGCGGGACGGGGCGGACGCGCACGCGCACTCCGCCAGCGCGTAG
- a CDS encoding serine/threonine-protein kinase, translated as MREDDEAELRAVLLEGLLADDEVESLRAAVEREQKGPLDLLHARGRLSEDTLASLRSASRAALQEALVGPPTVQVGAPRPLEPAAPEAEPSFPVPGWERYAPIRFLGQGGMGRVFLVQDLVLRRLVALKFVKDDEPGRVRHFVAEAQAQARVEHERVCKVYEVGQVQGRAYIAMQYVDGLPLHQLASQLSVEQKALLLAQAAEGVHAAHRAGLIHRDIKPSNIVVERTADGQWKPYVMDFGLARAPGEGVTATGAILGTPHYMAPEQARGEVSRLDRRVDVYALGATLYALLVGQAPVPGSNALEVLSRIPTEEPRPPRALAPEVPADLEAIVLKCLEKERGARYDSARALVEDLRRFLDGAPVLARSTGPGYRMARLARRHWRGLTLTAVVGLVLLLAGVQAVLARREADVREHLARRFSELAEHVEARARYTALARLHDTREERRTLETRLEDIAREMRAGGEHALGPGNEALGRGWLAMGEPGRAKEALEAAWRHGTRTPRVACALALSLGQLYQEQLRASEHLPALERQGRRKALVAQYREPALEWLRKGGDVDLPPAEYVAALLAYHEERYEDALERLDALGERLPWFFEAPLLRGDVLVARATSHWDAGRREPAQEDLDAARRAHARAASLAESLPEAHLALAGVEQVALRMGMYGQGDVTPHLERALEALERGLTASPRHVPSLVRKALLHRRLAEYRGRQGGDARAPLEAALKAARAALEVEPNRSEARQALGLVLWQEARLRQARSEDPRALLRQSIEAFEGVAPRERGYDYHANLGLIFKVWADHEDAVGEDSLANRQRAIEAYRTAIGIDESLPDAWINLGSAWFKRASNPRSTTAETDLERAREALEKARSLNPRNLVSHFYEAQVHALRAARSRDSGKDARSALDAALSSYRSALALNAEVPQLHGGVGLVHLERARDAWQRGESPFPAVDEAREAFVRARALSPKQGLMFSNLSEALAARAAYRLELGEDPREDAQAAKREAQAALALQPELSTAWANLGHAELLLATYAWERGPGVSHAREATVSDAATRAPRDDHAASPSPEAAARDAAQRNPRDALAVVHALEAAELALREAVTRNSRDEEALRYVAKARRMRALAWRGTRGTGTLIASTPTSVLPQEQESAFTEASQAHEAVLAVSSRPHDDRLALARLLMEHALARHLADASPGDALERGLAHASTVLKVRPDDLEARALHAALELLRARSSPTQSSDEQERAREALSRALVARPRPGRTWAPLLTTSPR; from the coding sequence ATGCGCGAGGACGACGAGGCGGAGCTGCGAGCGGTGCTCCTCGAGGGCCTGCTGGCCGACGACGAGGTGGAGTCCCTGCGGGCGGCCGTCGAACGCGAGCAGAAAGGCCCCCTGGACCTGCTCCACGCCCGGGGGCGACTGTCCGAGGACACCCTCGCCTCCCTCCGGAGCGCGTCGCGGGCGGCCCTCCAGGAAGCGCTCGTCGGCCCGCCCACGGTCCAGGTCGGGGCGCCCCGCCCGCTGGAGCCCGCGGCCCCGGAGGCGGAGCCCTCCTTCCCGGTGCCGGGCTGGGAGCGCTATGCGCCCATCCGCTTCCTGGGACAGGGGGGCATGGGGCGCGTCTTCCTGGTCCAGGACCTGGTGCTGCGGCGGCTCGTGGCGCTCAAGTTCGTGAAGGACGACGAGCCCGGGCGGGTGAGGCACTTCGTGGCGGAGGCGCAGGCCCAGGCGCGCGTGGAGCACGAGCGCGTGTGCAAGGTCTACGAGGTGGGCCAGGTCCAGGGGCGCGCGTACATCGCGATGCAGTACGTGGACGGGCTGCCGCTCCACCAGCTCGCCAGCCAGCTCTCCGTCGAGCAGAAGGCGCTGCTGCTGGCGCAGGCCGCCGAGGGCGTGCACGCGGCGCACCGCGCCGGCCTCATCCACCGCGACATCAAGCCGTCCAACATCGTGGTGGAGCGCACGGCCGACGGACAGTGGAAGCCCTACGTCATGGACTTCGGGCTGGCGCGGGCGCCGGGCGAGGGTGTCACCGCCACCGGGGCCATCCTGGGCACGCCGCACTACATGGCGCCCGAGCAGGCGCGCGGAGAGGTGAGCCGGCTGGACCGGCGCGTGGATGTGTACGCGCTGGGCGCCACGCTCTACGCGCTCCTGGTGGGCCAGGCGCCCGTGCCCGGGAGCAACGCGTTGGAGGTGCTCAGCCGCATCCCCACGGAGGAGCCCCGGCCTCCACGCGCGCTGGCGCCCGAGGTGCCCGCGGACCTGGAGGCCATCGTCCTCAAGTGTCTGGAGAAGGAGCGCGGGGCCCGGTACGACTCGGCGAGGGCGCTGGTGGAGGACCTGCGGCGCTTCCTCGATGGGGCGCCGGTGCTCGCGCGCTCGACGGGGCCGGGCTACCGGATGGCGCGGCTGGCGCGCCGGCACTGGCGGGGGCTGACGCTGACGGCGGTGGTGGGGCTGGTGTTGCTGCTCGCGGGGGTGCAGGCGGTGCTCGCCCGACGCGAGGCGGACGTGCGCGAGCACCTGGCGCGCCGCTTCTCCGAGCTCGCCGAGCACGTGGAGGCCCGCGCCCGGTACACCGCCCTGGCGCGGCTGCACGACACGCGGGAGGAGCGGCGCACGCTGGAGACGCGCCTGGAGGACATCGCCCGGGAGATGCGCGCGGGGGGCGAGCACGCGCTGGGGCCGGGCAACGAGGCGCTGGGGCGGGGCTGGTTGGCGATGGGGGAGCCCGGGCGCGCGAAGGAGGCGCTGGAGGCCGCCTGGCGACACGGCACGCGGACGCCGCGTGTCGCCTGCGCGCTGGCGCTCTCGCTGGGGCAGCTCTACCAGGAGCAGCTGCGCGCGTCCGAGCACCTGCCCGCGCTGGAGCGACAGGGGCGACGCAAGGCGCTGGTGGCGCAGTACCGGGAGCCGGCGCTGGAGTGGTTGAGGAAGGGCGGCGACGTGGACCTGCCGCCCGCCGAGTACGTCGCGGCGCTGCTCGCGTACCACGAGGAGCGCTACGAGGACGCCCTGGAGCGGCTGGACGCCTTGGGCGAGCGGCTGCCCTGGTTCTTCGAGGCGCCGCTGCTGCGGGGGGACGTGTTGGTGGCCCGCGCCACGAGTCATTGGGATGCGGGGCGTCGCGAGCCCGCGCAGGAGGACCTGGATGCGGCGCGACGAGCGCATGCCCGGGCCGCGTCGCTCGCGGAGAGTCTGCCGGAGGCGCACCTGGCGCTCGCGGGTGTGGAGCAGGTGGCGCTGCGCATGGGGATGTATGGCCAGGGGGACGTGACGCCCCATCTGGAGCGGGCGCTGGAGGCGCTGGAGCGCGGGCTCACCGCCTCGCCTCGGCATGTGCCCTCGCTGGTGCGCAAGGCCCTGCTGCATCGCAGGCTCGCGGAGTATCGCGGCAGGCAGGGTGGGGATGCGCGGGCGCCGTTGGAGGCCGCGTTGAAGGCGGCGCGCGCGGCGCTCGAGGTGGAGCCGAATCGCAGCGAGGCGCGGCAGGCGCTCGGGTTGGTGCTCTGGCAGGAGGCGCGGCTGCGACAGGCGCGCAGCGAGGACCCTCGCGCGCTGCTGCGTCAGTCCATCGAGGCGTTCGAAGGGGTGGCGCCGCGGGAGCGCGGCTACGACTATCACGCCAACCTGGGGCTCATCTTCAAGGTCTGGGCGGACCATGAGGACGCGGTGGGCGAGGACTCGCTCGCCAACCGGCAGCGCGCCATCGAGGCGTACCGCACCGCCATCGGCATCGACGAGTCGCTGCCGGATGCGTGGATCAACCTGGGCAGTGCCTGGTTCAAGCGCGCGTCGAATCCGCGCAGCACCACGGCGGAGACGGATTTGGAGCGCGCCCGGGAGGCGCTGGAGAAGGCGCGGAGCCTCAACCCGCGCAACCTGGTCAGCCACTTCTACGAGGCGCAGGTGCACGCGCTCCGCGCGGCGCGCTCGCGTGACTCGGGCAAGGATGCACGGTCCGCGCTGGACGCGGCGCTCAGCTCGTATCGAAGCGCGCTCGCGCTCAACGCCGAGGTGCCGCAGCTCCACGGAGGCGTGGGGCTGGTGCACCTGGAGCGTGCTCGCGATGCGTGGCAGCGAGGAGAGTCCCCCTTCCCTGCTGTCGACGAGGCCCGTGAGGCGTTCGTCCGGGCTCGCGCGCTCTCGCCGAAACAAGGGCTGATGTTCAGCAACCTGTCGGAGGCGCTGGCGGCTCGCGCGGCGTATCGGCTGGAGCTCGGGGAGGACCCGCGCGAGGACGCCCAGGCCGCGAAGCGCGAGGCCCAGGCCGCGCTCGCGCTCCAGCCGGAGCTGTCGACCGCATGGGCGAACCTGGGCCACGCCGAGCTGCTGCTCGCGACCTACGCGTGGGAGCGCGGCCCGGGTGTCAGCCACGCACGCGAGGCCACCGTGAGCGACGCGGCAACACGCGCTCCACGCGATGACCATGCTGCGAGCCCCTCGCCCGAGGCTGCTGCGCGCGACGCGGCCCAGCGCAATCCGCGGGATGCTCTTGCGGTGGTACACGCGCTCGAAGCCGCCGAGCTCGCGCTGCGCGAAGCGGTGACGCGCAATTCCCGAGATGAGGAAGCCCTGCGCTATGTGGCGAAGGCCCGACGCATGAGGGCGCTCGCATGGCGAGGGACACGAGGCACGGGCACCCTCATCGCGAGCACTCCGACCTCCGTCCTCCCACAGGAGCAAGAGTCGGCCTTCACCGAGGCGTCGCAGGCCCACGAAGCCGTGCTCGCCGTCAGCTCACGCCCCCATGACGACCGACTCGCGCTCGCGCGGCTCCTCATGGAGCACGCCCTCGCCCGACATCTCGCGGACGCCTCCCCAGGCGATGCGCTGGAGCGAGGCCTCGCGCATGCGTCCACCGTGCTGAAGGTGCGCCCCGATGACCTCGAGGCGCGCGCACTGCATGCGGCGCTGGAACTCCTGCGCGCGCGCTCATCGCCCACGCAGTCCTCCGATGAACAAGAGCGGGCCCGCGAGGCCCTGTCGCGCGCGCTGGTGGCCCGCCCTCGACCCGGGCGGACCTGGGCGCCCCTGCTCACGACCTCACCGCGTTGA
- a CDS encoding sigma 54-interacting transcriptional regulator — MSQRILDDVSTASPPRRGGDSQSAPLAPALTLVSHPLASRVGERYVLEALLAGREVALSRNEPLFTRVGEGVGRPLADPFLSRRPLRFLPRPEGGLRLEVDAGGTSVVVGGAGGGAWDFRPEVLEAGVTLELGGRVVLLLHRVALDAERSADTLGMVGQSLALGRVRTRVRQVADLEVPVLVRGETGSGKELVARALHQRSPRRRGPFISVNVGTLARELAASELFGAQRGAYTGASQSREGFFRAAHGGTLFLDEVGEAPPEVQVALLRVLETGEVFPVGSHTPVVTDVRLVAATDAPLEELIEQGRFRAPLLHRLSGYTLQMPALRERREDIALLFHHFARQELDALGEAWRLEPEDPYAEPWLPASLATRLLDFDWPGNVRQLRNVVRQLVISSRGQPRLQVDASLEAELGSGKREEPVAQTRRKPAEVSERELLEVLRECSWDLKGTAERLGITRASLYNLVDRSPHIRTVKDLSAEEISRCFHECAGDLDAMVQRLEVSRRALQRRVRELGLGPAE; from the coding sequence ATGTCGCAGCGAATCCTCGACGATGTCTCCACCGCCAGCCCCCCTCGGCGTGGCGGCGACTCCCAGTCAGCGCCCCTCGCGCCAGCGCTGACGCTGGTCTCCCATCCGCTCGCGTCGAGGGTGGGGGAGCGCTACGTGCTGGAGGCCCTGCTCGCCGGGCGTGAGGTGGCCCTGTCGCGCAACGAGCCGCTCTTCACGCGCGTGGGGGAGGGTGTGGGGCGACCGCTGGCGGACCCGTTCCTGAGCCGACGGCCGCTGCGCTTCCTGCCGCGCCCGGAGGGCGGGCTCCGGCTGGAGGTGGACGCGGGGGGCACGTCCGTGGTGGTCGGAGGTGCGGGCGGTGGTGCGTGGGATTTCCGGCCGGAGGTGCTCGAGGCGGGGGTGACGCTGGAGCTGGGCGGGCGCGTGGTGCTGCTGCTGCACCGCGTGGCGCTGGACGCGGAGCGCTCGGCGGACACCCTGGGCATGGTGGGACAGAGCCTGGCCCTGGGCCGCGTGCGCACCCGCGTGCGGCAGGTGGCGGACCTGGAGGTGCCGGTGCTCGTGCGGGGGGAGACGGGCTCGGGGAAGGAGCTGGTCGCCCGGGCGCTCCATCAGCGGAGTCCTCGGCGCAGGGGGCCCTTCATCAGCGTCAACGTGGGCACGCTGGCGCGCGAGCTGGCGGCCTCGGAGTTGTTCGGCGCGCAGCGCGGGGCCTACACGGGCGCGTCGCAGAGTCGCGAGGGGTTCTTCCGCGCGGCCCATGGCGGCACGCTCTTCCTGGATGAGGTGGGTGAGGCTCCGCCGGAGGTGCAGGTGGCGCTCTTGCGCGTGCTGGAGACGGGGGAGGTGTTCCCGGTGGGCTCACATACCCCCGTCGTCACGGACGTGCGGCTGGTGGCCGCGACGGACGCGCCGTTGGAGGAACTCATCGAGCAGGGGCGGTTTCGCGCACCGCTGTTGCATCGGCTCTCCGGTTACACGCTCCAGATGCCCGCGCTGCGGGAGCGGCGTGAGGACATCGCGCTGCTCTTCCATCACTTCGCGCGGCAGGAGCTGGATGCGCTGGGCGAGGCGTGGCGGCTGGAGCCCGAGGACCCCTACGCGGAGCCGTGGTTGCCCGCGTCGCTGGCGACGCGTCTGTTGGACTTCGACTGGCCCGGCAACGTGCGCCAGCTTCGCAACGTGGTCCGGCAGCTGGTCATCAGCAGTCGGGGGCAGCCTCGGCTCCAGGTGGATGCGTCCCTGGAGGCGGAGCTGGGCTCCGGCAAGCGAGAGGAGCCCGTGGCGCAGACGCGCCGCAAGCCGGCGGAGGTGTCGGAGCGGGAGCTCCTGGAGGTGCTGCGGGAGTGCTCGTGGGATTTGAAGGGCACGGCGGAGCGGCTCGGCATCACCCGGGCGTCGCTCTACAACCTGGTGGACCGCAGCCCGCACATCCGCACGGTGAAGGACCTGAGCGCGGAGGAGATCTCGCGCTGCTTCCACGAGTGCGCGGGGGACCTGGACGCGATGGTGCAACGGTTGGAGGTCTCCCGGCGCGCGCTCCAACGGCGGGTCCGTGAGCTGGGGCTCGGGCCCGCCGAGTGA